One genomic region from Pseudoduganella lutea encodes:
- the hscB gene encoding Fe-S protein assembly co-chaperone HscB, whose protein sequence is MQNHFELFQLPRQFAIDAGALDAAYREVQGRVHPDKFVNATDAEKRVAMQWATRANEAYQTLKNPQRRAQYLCELHGVDLQTESNTAMPMAFLMQQMEWREELAEARAARDAALLDKLDGQLRTARKDLLKDIEAQLDAGDYHAAAQGVRALMFLEKFGEEVRFAFDALDA, encoded by the coding sequence GTGCAGAACCATTTCGAATTATTCCAGCTGCCGCGGCAGTTCGCCATCGATGCCGGTGCGCTGGACGCCGCCTATCGCGAAGTCCAGGGCCGCGTGCATCCCGACAAGTTCGTCAACGCCACGGACGCTGAAAAGCGTGTCGCGATGCAGTGGGCCACCCGCGCCAACGAAGCCTATCAAACGTTGAAGAATCCGCAGCGGCGCGCCCAGTACCTGTGCGAATTGCATGGCGTCGACCTGCAGACCGAGTCGAACACGGCGATGCCGATGGCGTTCCTGATGCAGCAGATGGAATGGCGCGAGGAACTGGCCGAGGCGCGCGCGGCGCGCGATGCCGCCCTGCTCGACAAGCTCGACGGCCAGTTGCGCACCGCCCGCAAGGATCTGCTGAAGGATATCGAGGCGCAGCTGGACGCGGGCGATTACCACGCCGCCGCGCAGGGCGTGCGCGCACTGATGTTCCTGGAAAAATTCGGCGAAGAAGTGCGCTTTGCCTTCGACGCGCTCGACGCATAG
- the hscA gene encoding Fe-S protein assembly chaperone HscA → MALLQISEPGMSTAPHQHRLAVGIDLGTTNSLVATVRSSIPEVLNDEDGRPLLPSVVRYLPNGNANIGYKALAAQTTDPKNTVVSVKRFMGRGLKDIAYAENLPYDFVDGPGMVQLKTVAGVKSPVETSAQILATLRQRAEDALGDDLVGAVITVPAYFDDAQRQATKDAAQLAGLNVLRLLSEPTAAAIAYGLDNGSEGLFAVYDLGGGTFDISILKLSKGVFEVLATGGDSALGGDDFDHRLFCWIHAQEKLAPLNDKDTAVLMVKAREAKELLSTKSEVLVDASLSSGENVHLVITAETFNEITKHLVAKTMNAVKKALRDANVDADDIDGVVMVGGATRMPHVQRAVGEFFHTIPHANIDPDKVVALGAAIQANLLAGNRAAGDDWLLLDVIPLSLGIETMGGLVEKIIPRNSTIPCARAQEFTTFKDGQTALAVHVLQGERELVTDCRSLARFELRGIPPMAAGAARIRITYQVDADGLLSVSARELRSNVEASITVKPSYGLGDDDVARMLQESYTSAESDMKARALREEQVEAERILLATQSALDDDAGLLSDEERVAVDALMQKTRDVLAASVAASGDNAVDHLAVKAAVEELAHGTEEFASRRMDRSVRSALAGKSLDQVA, encoded by the coding sequence ATGGCTCTTCTGCAAATTTCCGAACCAGGCATGTCCACGGCGCCGCACCAGCATCGCCTGGCGGTCGGCATCGACCTGGGCACGACGAACTCGCTGGTCGCCACCGTGCGCTCGTCCATTCCCGAGGTGCTGAACGACGAGGATGGCCGGCCGCTGCTGCCGTCCGTCGTGCGCTATCTGCCGAACGGCAACGCCAACATCGGCTACAAGGCGCTGGCGGCGCAGACCACCGACCCGAAGAACACGGTGGTTTCCGTCAAGCGCTTCATGGGCCGCGGCCTGAAGGACATCGCGTACGCGGAAAACCTGCCGTATGACTTCGTCGATGGCCCGGGCATGGTGCAGCTGAAGACGGTGGCCGGCGTGAAGAGCCCGGTCGAAACGTCGGCCCAGATCCTGGCCACGCTGCGCCAGCGCGCGGAAGATGCACTGGGCGACGACCTGGTGGGCGCCGTGATCACGGTGCCGGCGTATTTCGACGACGCGCAGCGCCAGGCCACGAAGGATGCGGCCCAGCTGGCCGGCCTGAACGTGCTGCGCCTGCTGTCGGAACCGACCGCCGCCGCCATCGCCTACGGCCTCGACAACGGCTCCGAAGGCCTGTTCGCCGTGTATGACCTGGGCGGCGGCACGTTCGACATCTCGATCCTGAAACTGTCGAAAGGCGTGTTCGAAGTGCTGGCCACCGGCGGCGACTCGGCGCTGGGCGGCGACGATTTCGACCACCGCCTGTTTTGCTGGATCCACGCGCAGGAAAAGCTGGCGCCGCTGAACGACAAGGACACCGCCGTGCTGATGGTCAAGGCGCGCGAAGCCAAGGAACTGCTGTCGACGAAGAGCGAAGTGCTGGTCGACGCCAGCCTGTCTTCCGGCGAAAACGTGCACCTGGTGATTACCGCCGAGACGTTCAACGAGATCACGAAACATCTCGTCGCCAAGACGATGAACGCCGTGAAGAAGGCGTTGCGCGACGCGAACGTGGACGCCGACGATATCGATGGCGTCGTCATGGTGGGCGGCGCCACGCGCATGCCGCACGTGCAGCGCGCCGTGGGCGAATTCTTCCACACGATCCCCCATGCGAACATCGACCCGGACAAGGTAGTGGCGCTGGGCGCTGCCATCCAGGCGAACCTGCTGGCCGGTAACCGTGCCGCCGGCGACGACTGGCTGCTGCTGGACGTGATCCCGCTGTCGCTGGGCATCGAGACGATGGGCGGGCTGGTGGAAAAGATCATCCCGCGTAATTCGACGATTCCCTGCGCCCGCGCCCAGGAGTTCACCACGTTCAAGGATGGCCAGACGGCACTGGCCGTGCACGTGCTGCAGGGCGAGCGCGAACTGGTGACCGACTGCCGTTCGCTGGCGCGCTTCGAGCTGCGCGGCATTCCGCCGATGGCGGCCGGCGCGGCGCGCATCCGCATCACCTACCAGGTCGATGCCGATGGCCTGCTGTCCGTCTCGGCGCGCGAACTGCGCTCCAACGTCGAAGCGTCGATCACCGTGAAGCCGTCGTACGGCCTGGGCGACGACGATGTCGCGCGCATGCTGCAGGAGTCGTACACGTCCGCTGAAAGCGACATGAAGGCGCGCGCGCTGCGCGAAGAACAGGTCGAGGCCGAGCGCATCCTGCTGGCCACGCAGTCCGCGCTCGACGACGATGCGGGCCTGCTGTCGGACGAGGAGCGGGTTGCCGTCGATGCGCTGATGCAGAAGACGCGCGACGTGCTGGCCGCATCGGTGGCCGCTTCAGGGGACAATGCAGTTGACCACCTTGCCGTGAAAGCCGCCGTCGAGGAACTGGCGCACGGCACCGAGGAATTCGCTTCGCGCCGCATGGACCGCAGCGTGCGCAGCGCGCTGGCGGGCAAGTCGCTGGATCAAGTTGCCTAA
- the fdx gene encoding ISC system 2Fe-2S type ferredoxin yields the protein MPQIVILPHAKLCPEGAVIETEAGKSVCDVLLDNDIHIEHACEKSCACTTCHVIVREGFDSLNEATETEEDLLDKAWGLEAQSRLSCQSIVADEDLVIEIPKYTINHASEGSH from the coding sequence GTGCCACAAATCGTCATCCTGCCCCATGCCAAGCTGTGCCCCGAAGGCGCCGTCATCGAGACGGAAGCGGGCAAGTCCGTCTGCGACGTCCTGCTGGACAACGACATCCATATCGAGCACGCGTGCGAAAAATCGTGCGCCTGCACCACCTGCCACGTGATCGTGCGCGAAGGGTTCGATTCGTTGAACGAAGCCACCGAAACGGAAGAAGACCTGCTCGACAAGGCCTGGGGCCTGGAAGCGCAGTCGCGCCTGTCTTGCCAGTCGATCGTGGCCGATGAGGACCTCGTCATCGAAATCCCGAAATACACCATCAACCATGCCAGCGAAGGTTCGCACTGA
- the iscX gene encoding Fe-S cluster assembly protein IscX — protein sequence MKWTDITAIAEALYDKYPHLDPTAIRFTDLHNWVVTLEGFDDDHKRGGEKILEAIQQAWIDEAQ from the coding sequence ATGAAATGGACGGACATCACGGCGATCGCGGAAGCGCTGTATGACAAGTATCCGCACCTGGATCCCACGGCAATCCGTTTCACGGACCTGCACAACTGGGTCGTGACGCTCGAAGGCTTCGACGACGACCACAAGCGCGGCGGCGAAAAGATCCTGGAAGCGATCCAGCAGGCGTGGATCGATGAAGCACAGTAA
- a CDS encoding class I SAM-dependent methyltransferase: protein MKHSKAAKAVLPTTVTDIPEIKPGQSVALLQELHILTRDGKLNQDSRRKLKQVYHLYQFIEPLLNDVVKEKGAVSLVDHGAGKSYLGFILYDLFFKALQGDAHRDSHIYGIETRDELVQRSRELAAKFDFPGMSFLPLSVAESTTSSELPPTVDIVTALHACNTATDDAIDFALKKRAKHIVLVPCCQAEVATVLKKNKGQSLGKSALTEIWRHPIHTREFGSQITNVLRCLQLEAHGYQVNVTELVGWEHSMKNELIIATYKNLPRRRPADRLKEVLDTVGLQEMGDRFYTGAEAGHE, encoded by the coding sequence ATGAAGCACAGTAAGGCCGCGAAAGCGGTGCTGCCCACCACGGTGACGGATATCCCGGAAATCAAGCCGGGCCAGTCCGTCGCGCTGCTGCAGGAACTGCACATCCTCACGCGCGATGGCAAGCTGAACCAGGACAGCCGGCGCAAGCTCAAGCAGGTCTATCACTTGTACCAGTTCATCGAGCCGCTGCTGAACGACGTGGTGAAGGAGAAGGGCGCCGTGTCGCTGGTCGACCATGGCGCAGGCAAGTCCTACCTCGGCTTCATCCTGTATGACCTGTTCTTCAAGGCGCTGCAGGGCGACGCGCACCGCGATTCGCATATCTACGGCATCGAGACGCGCGACGAGCTGGTGCAGCGTTCGCGCGAGCTGGCCGCGAAGTTCGACTTCCCGGGCATGTCGTTCCTGCCCCTGTCGGTGGCCGAGTCGACGACCTCGTCCGAACTGCCGCCGACGGTCGACATCGTCACCGCGCTGCACGCCTGCAATACGGCGACGGATGACGCGATCGACTTCGCACTGAAAAAACGCGCAAAGCACATCGTGCTCGTGCCGTGCTGCCAGGCCGAAGTGGCAACGGTGCTCAAGAAAAACAAGGGCCAGTCGCTCGGCAAGAGCGCGCTCACGGAAATCTGGCGCCACCCGATCCACACCCGCGAATTCGGCAGCCAGATCACCAACGTGCTGCGCTGCCTGCAGCTGGAAGCGCACGGCTACCAGGTCAACGTGACGGAGCTGGTGGGCTGGGAGCATTCGATGAAGAACGAACTGATCATTGCCACGTACAAGAACCTGCCGCGCAGGCGCCCGGCCGACCGACTGAAGGAAGTGCTCGATACGGTCGGCTTGCAGGAAATGGGCGACCGTTTCTATACGGGCGCGGAGGCTGGCCATGAGTGA
- a CDS encoding RNA pseudouridine synthase — protein MSDDTIRLSKRVMDEKGCSRREAELYIEGGFVLVDGAVVEEPGARVAPAQTVALAPDATLLEIVPVTILLNKPAGADALRCLSEETLHRSGHGGERFLKRHLHNLTPALPLDASASGLFVFTQDYRVIRKLVDEPGSVEQELVVDVDGTIVDNGLAQLNQGATKVSWQNERRLRFAVKGPKPSQIDRMCGAVGLTPTAVKRLRIGRVSMGSLPAGQWRYLLGYERF, from the coding sequence ATGAGTGACGACACGATCCGCCTGTCCAAGCGGGTAATGGACGAGAAGGGCTGCTCGCGGCGCGAAGCGGAGCTGTACATCGAAGGCGGCTTCGTGCTGGTCGACGGTGCCGTCGTCGAAGAGCCGGGCGCCCGCGTGGCGCCGGCGCAGACGGTGGCGCTGGCGCCCGATGCCACGCTGCTGGAGATCGTGCCGGTCACGATCTTGCTGAACAAACCGGCTGGCGCCGACGCGCTGCGCTGCCTGTCGGAAGAGACGCTGCACCGCAGCGGCCATGGGGGCGAGCGCTTCCTGAAGCGCCACCTGCACAACCTGACGCCCGCGCTGCCGCTCGACGCCTCGGCCAGCGGGCTGTTCGTGTTCACGCAGGATTACCGGGTGATCCGCAAGCTCGTCGACGAACCGGGCTCCGTCGAGCAGGAACTGGTTGTCGACGTCGACGGCACGATCGTCGACAATGGCCTTGCCCAGCTGAACCAGGGCGCCACGAAGGTGAGCTGGCAAAACGAACGCCGGCTGCGCTTTGCCGTGAAGGGGCCGAAGCCCAGCCAGATCGACCGGATGTGCGGCGCCGTCGGCCTCACGCCAACCGCCGTCAAGCGCCTGCGCATCGGGCGTGTGTCGATGGGCAGCCTGCCGGCCGGCCAATGGCGCTACCTGCTGGGTTACGAACGCTTCTGA
- a CDS encoding RDD family protein, giving the protein MPSIRRRLVSMVYELLLAFAALFLPFLVFEFAVDASHAAAVEHGRQALAFLVLGAYFIHQWSRKGQTLAMQTWRLRVTLPDGAPLPLQRAALRYLLAWMWVLPALIASRVFGLEHWHALGAIAIGIGAWSLTAFLDRDRQFLHDRIAGTRLVQLPKPAKKAAAKAA; this is encoded by the coding sequence ATGCCCTCGATCAGGCGCCGCCTGGTGTCGATGGTGTATGAACTGCTGCTCGCGTTTGCCGCCCTGTTCCTGCCATTCCTCGTGTTCGAATTCGCCGTCGACGCCAGCCATGCCGCCGCCGTCGAGCATGGCCGCCAGGCGCTGGCGTTCCTCGTGCTGGGCGCGTATTTCATCCATCAATGGAGCCGCAAGGGCCAAACACTGGCCATGCAGACGTGGCGCCTGCGCGTCACGCTGCCCGACGGCGCGCCATTGCCGCTCCAGCGCGCCGCGCTGCGTTACCTGCTGGCCTGGATGTGGGTGCTGCCGGCGCTCATCGCCAGCCGGGTGTTCGGGCTGGAGCACTGGCATGCGCTGGGCGCCATCGCCATCGGCATCGGTGCGTGGTCGCTGACGGCCTTCCTCGACCGCGACCGGCAATTCCTGCACGACCGCATCGCCGGCACGCGCCTCGTGCAGTTGCCGAAGCCTGCAAAGAAGGCTGCCGCCAAGGCAGCCTGA
- a CDS encoding DUF3106 domain-containing protein produces MAQKHGRAWAVGGIAALIVAIGVGVAALRYNRPDAAPSPAASASALLAPSVAELRWQDLTPAQQEALGPLKAGWDDLGPVRKQKWLDIAGRYASMKPTEKKRMLERMRAWTEMSPEERKAVRENYARAQRAVGGKKAAQWEEYQQLSDEEKRKLAKAGTAKKQQVAKPPTPAQSLAKTPQPVKPHGPVAPPPAMTSTSPAPVPSPAPAPAPQPAQELVYPLEGAATPAVMMQQNPPSPAASAPPAAPATPAAPASTVSGSPNAAR; encoded by the coding sequence ATGGCGCAAAAGCACGGGCGTGCATGGGCAGTTGGTGGCATTGCCGCGCTGATCGTTGCGATCGGCGTCGGCGTTGCTGCGTTGCGCTATAACCGTCCGGATGCGGCGCCGTCACCGGCGGCTTCCGCATCGGCATTGCTCGCGCCTTCCGTCGCCGAATTGCGCTGGCAGGATCTCACGCCTGCCCAGCAGGAAGCGCTTGGCCCGCTGAAGGCGGGTTGGGACGACCTGGGGCCTGTGCGCAAGCAAAAGTGGCTCGACATCGCCGGCCGCTATGCGTCCATGAAACCCACCGAGAAAAAGCGCATGCTCGAACGCATGCGCGCCTGGACGGAAATGTCGCCCGAGGAACGCAAGGCCGTGCGCGAAAACTACGCACGTGCCCAGCGCGCCGTCGGCGGCAAGAAGGCGGCCCAGTGGGAAGAATACCAACAGCTGTCCGACGAAGAAAAACGCAAGCTGGCCAAGGCCGGGACGGCGAAAAAGCAGCAGGTCGCCAAGCCGCCCACGCCCGCGCAGAGCCTGGCCAAGACACCGCAACCGGTCAAGCCGCACGGCCCGGTCGCGCCCCCGCCGGCCATGACGTCCACGTCGCCGGCGCCCGTGCCCTCGCCTGCCCCGGCCCCTGCGCCGCAGCCGGCCCAGGAACTCGTGTATCCGCTCGAAGGAGCCGCTACGCCAGCCGTGATGATGCAGCAGAACCCGCCGTCACCGGCCGCTTCCGCGCCCCCTGCCGCCCCGGCAACGCCGGCAGCGCCGGCATCCACCGTGTCGGGCTCTCCCAATGCAGCCAGATAA
- a CDS encoding DUF3619 family protein: MNTEEINFAYRVRHALNEKLDDLPASTTDRLASARQAALARKKAHVDVRVTRSATVATTAGGNGFFSAPIGWISRFSVVLPLLLVVGGMVGVYQYEQQQSIAELAELDAALLSDELPLSAYLDNGFNAYLETRGR, translated from the coding sequence ATGAATACCGAAGAAATCAATTTCGCTTACCGCGTGCGCCATGCGCTCAACGAGAAGCTGGACGATTTGCCGGCTTCGACGACCGACCGCCTTGCCAGCGCCCGCCAGGCTGCCCTGGCCCGCAAGAAAGCGCACGTCGACGTGCGCGTGACCCGTAGTGCCACGGTGGCTACCACCGCTGGCGGCAACGGTTTCTTCTCGGCACCGATCGGCTGGATCAGCCGCTTCTCCGTCGTGCTGCCGCTGTTGCTGGTGGTGGGCGGCATGGTGGGTGTTTACCAGTACGAGCAGCAGCAGTCGATCGCCGAGCTGGCGGAGCTGGATGCCGCCCTGCTGTCGGACGAACTGCCGCTGTCGGCCTACCTGGATAACGGCTTCAACGCCTATCTCGAAACGCGCGGGCGTTGA
- a CDS encoding RNA polymerase sigma factor, translated as MATDKELSDFLENVERRAFKQAVYAVRKDEAALDIVQDAMIKLAEKYGDKPAAELPLLFQRILQTTILDYFRREKVRNTWVSLFSGLGNSQEEHEDFDILESYEAEQGTQAAESSADQVERMQTLQLIEDEVQKLPTRQREAFLMRYWQDMDVAETAAAMGCSEGSVKTHCSRATHTLAEALKAKGIKL; from the coding sequence ATGGCAACAGATAAAGAACTTTCGGACTTTCTGGAAAACGTCGAACGACGTGCCTTCAAGCAGGCGGTCTATGCGGTACGCAAGGATGAGGCAGCACTGGACATCGTCCAGGACGCAATGATCAAACTGGCGGAGAAATACGGCGACAAGCCGGCCGCCGAACTCCCCCTGCTGTTCCAGCGCATCCTGCAAACCACCATCCTCGATTATTTCCGCCGCGAAAAGGTGCGAAACACGTGGGTCAGCCTGTTTTCCGGCCTGGGAAATTCCCAGGAGGAACATGAGGATTTTGATATACTCGAATCCTACGAGGCCGAACAAGGCACCCAGGCCGCCGAGTCCAGCGCCGACCAGGTCGAGCGCATGCAGACCTTGCAACTCATTGAAGATGAAGTGCAAAAACTCCCGACACGTCAACGGGAAGCATTCCTTATGCGTTACTGGCAGGATATGGATGTAGCAGAGACGGCCGCAGCGATGGGATGTTCCGAAGGGAGCGTGAAAACACATTGCTCTAGAGCAACTCACACTCTCGCCGAAGCACTCAAAGCCAAGGGAATCAAACTATGA
- a CDS encoding acetolactate synthase 3 catalytic subunit, which translates to MNNEAAITGAEILVRCLAEEGVEHVFGYPGGAVLYIYDAIFKQDKFQHILVRHEQAAIHAADAYSRSSQKVGVAIVTSGPGVTNAVTGLSTAYMDSVPMVVISGQVPSHAIGQDAFQECDTVGITRPVVKHNFLVKDVKDLAETIKKAFYIASTGRPGPVLVDIPKDISMHKHTFSYPKEIEMRSYRPVDKGHSGQIRKAVQLLLSAERPMIYAGGGVILANAAPELNKLAERLGFPITNTLMGLGGSRSSSDQWVGMPGMHGTYEANMAMQNCDVLIAIGARFDDRVIGNPKHFASNPRKIIHVDIDPSSISKRVKVDIPIVGNVKDVLVEFLAQLDAADHRPNPAQLSKWWNQITEWRNRECLKYPTSDLVIKPQAVVEKVYEITRGDAFITSDVGQHQMWAAQYYKFDKPRRWINSGGLGTMGVGLPYAMGVQMANPDATVACITGEGSIQMNIQELATCKQYHLTPKIIMLNNRFLGMVRQWQQLDYGSRYSESYMDSLPDFEKLAEAYGHVGMRIEKPGDVDGALREAFGMKDRLVFMNFITDQSENVWPMIQTGKGLSEMLLGSEDL; encoded by the coding sequence ATGAACAACGAAGCAGCCATCACTGGCGCCGAGATACTCGTGCGCTGTCTGGCCGAAGAGGGCGTCGAACACGTCTTCGGCTATCCGGGAGGAGCAGTCCTCTATATCTACGACGCCATCTTCAAGCAAGACAAATTCCAGCACATCCTGGTTCGCCATGAGCAGGCCGCCATCCATGCAGCGGACGCGTACTCGCGCAGCTCGCAGAAGGTCGGCGTTGCCATCGTCACGTCGGGCCCCGGCGTCACCAATGCGGTGACCGGCCTGTCGACGGCCTATATGGATTCCGTGCCGATGGTCGTCATTTCCGGCCAGGTGCCGAGCCATGCCATCGGCCAGGATGCCTTCCAGGAGTGCGACACCGTCGGCATCACGCGCCCGGTCGTCAAGCACAACTTCCTCGTCAAGGACGTCAAGGACCTGGCGGAAACCATCAAGAAGGCCTTCTATATCGCCAGCACCGGCCGTCCAGGCCCCGTGCTCGTCGATATCCCGAAGGACATCTCGATGCACAAGCATACGTTCTCCTATCCGAAGGAGATCGAGATGCGCTCGTACCGCCCGGTCGACAAGGGCCATTCGGGCCAGATCCGCAAGGCGGTGCAGCTGCTGCTGTCGGCAGAGCGCCCGATGATCTACGCCGGCGGCGGCGTGATCCTGGCCAATGCAGCCCCCGAACTGAACAAACTGGCCGAGCGCCTCGGCTTCCCCATCACGAATACGCTGATGGGCCTGGGCGGCTCGCGCTCCTCGAGCGACCAGTGGGTGGGCATGCCCGGCATGCACGGCACCTACGAAGCGAACATGGCGATGCAGAACTGCGACGTGCTGATCGCCATCGGCGCCCGTTTCGACGACCGCGTGATCGGCAACCCGAAGCATTTCGCATCGAACCCCCGCAAGATCATCCACGTGGACATCGACCCGTCGTCGATCTCCAAGCGCGTGAAGGTGGACATCCCCATCGTCGGCAACGTCAAGGACGTGCTGGTCGAATTCCTCGCGCAGCTCGACGCGGCCGACCACCGGCCGAATCCGGCCCAGCTGTCGAAGTGGTGGAACCAGATCACCGAATGGCGCAACCGCGAGTGCCTGAAGTATCCAACGTCGGACCTGGTCATCAAGCCGCAGGCCGTGGTGGAAAAAGTCTACGAGATCACGCGCGGCGACGCGTTCATCACGTCGGACGTGGGCCAGCACCAGATGTGGGCCGCGCAGTACTACAAGTTCGACAAGCCGCGCCGCTGGATCAACTCCGGTGGCCTGGGCACGATGGGCGTCGGCTTGCCGTACGCGATGGGCGTGCAGATGGCGAATCCGGATGCGACGGTTGCCTGCATCACCGGCGAGGGCTCGATCCAGATGAACATCCAGGAACTGGCTACCTGCAAGCAGTATCACCTGACGCCGAAGATCATCATGCTGAACAACCGCTTCCTGGGCATGGTTCGCCAGTGGCAGCAGCTGGACTACGGTTCGCGCTATTCCGAGTCGTACATGGATTCGCTGCCTGATTTCGAGAAGCTGGCCGAGGCCTATGGCCACGTCGGCATGCGCATCGAAAAGCCGGGCGACGTCGACGGCGCGCTGCGCGAAGCCTTCGGCATGAAGGACCGCCTGGTGTTCATGAACTTCATCACCGACCAAAGCGAAAACGTGTGGCCGATGATCCAGACCGGCAAGGGCCTGTCCGAAATGCTGCTTGGTTCGGAGGACCTCTGA
- the ilvN gene encoding acetolactate synthase small subunit codes for MRHIISVLLENEAGALSRVVGLFSARGYNIETLTVAPTEDPTLSRMTIVTSGSDDIIEQITKHLNRLIEVVKVVDLTEGQHIERELMLIKVRAVGKEREEMKRTADIFRGRIIDVTEKTYTIELTGAKSKLDAFIDAIDRTSILETVRTGGSGIGRGERILKL; via the coding sequence ATGCGACACATTATCTCTGTACTGCTTGAAAACGAAGCAGGTGCCCTGTCCCGCGTCGTCGGCCTGTTCTCGGCGCGCGGCTACAACATCGAAACGCTGACCGTGGCGCCCACCGAGGATCCAACGCTGTCGCGCATGACGATCGTCACCAGCGGCTCGGACGACATCATCGAACAGATCACCAAGCACCTGAACCGCCTCATCGAAGTGGTGAAAGTGGTGGACCTGACCGAAGGCCAGCACATCGAGCGCGAGCTCATGCTGATCAAGGTGCGGGCGGTAGGCAAGGAGCGCGAAGAGATGAAGCGCACCGCGGACATTTTCCGTGGCCGCATCATCGACGTGACCGAAAAAACCTACACGATCGAGCTGACCGGTGCAAAGAGCAAGCTCGATGCCTTCATCGACGCGATCGACCGTACCTCGATCCTGGAAACGGTCCGCACGGGCGGTTCCGGCATCGGCCGCGGCGAGCGGATCCTGAAGCTCTGA
- the ilvC gene encoding ketol-acid reductoisomerase, translating into MKVFYDKDADLSLIKGKNVAIIGYGSQGHAHAQNLTESGVNVTVGLRKGGASWQKVESAGIKVAEVNDAVKAADVVMILLPDENIAQVYNENVAPNIKQGAVLAFAHGFNVHYGQVVPREDLDVIMVAPKAPGHTVRNTYKQGGGVPHLIAVYQDKSGNARDIALSYASANGGGKAGIIETNFREETETDLFGEQAVLCGGAVELIKAGFETLTEAGYAPEMAYFECLHELKLIVDLIYEGGIANMNYSISNNAEYGEYVTGPRIVTSETKEAMRAVLKDIQTGEYAKSFILENKAGAPTLISRRRLTAEHQIEEVGSKLRAMMPWIAANKMVDKSKN; encoded by the coding sequence ATGAAAGTTTTCTACGACAAAGACGCTGACCTCTCCCTGATCAAGGGTAAAAACGTTGCCATCATCGGCTACGGCTCGCAGGGTCACGCGCACGCACAGAACCTGACCGAATCCGGCGTGAACGTCACCGTCGGCCTGCGCAAGGGCGGCGCGTCGTGGCAGAAGGTCGAATCGGCCGGCATCAAGGTTGCCGAAGTCAACGATGCAGTCAAGGCGGCCGACGTCGTCATGATCCTGCTGCCGGACGAGAACATCGCCCAGGTCTACAACGAAAACGTTGCACCGAACATCAAGCAGGGCGCCGTGCTGGCGTTCGCTCACGGCTTCAACGTGCACTACGGCCAGGTCGTGCCGCGCGAAGACCTGGACGTGATCATGGTCGCACCGAAGGCCCCCGGCCACACCGTGCGCAACACGTACAAGCAGGGTGGCGGCGTGCCGCACCTGATCGCCGTGTACCAGGACAAGTCCGGCAACGCCCGTGACATCGCCCTGTCCTACGCTTCGGCAAACGGCGGCGGCAAGGCCGGCATCATCGAAACGAACTTCCGCGAAGAGACCGAGACCGACCTGTTCGGCGAACAGGCCGTGCTGTGCGGTGGCGCCGTCGAACTGATCAAGGCCGGCTTTGAAACGCTGACGGAAGCGGGCTACGCGCCGGAAATGGCGTACTTCGAATGCCTGCACGAACTGAAGCTGATCGTCGACCTGATCTACGAAGGCGGCATCGCCAACATGAACTACTCGATCTCGAACAACGCCGAGTATGGCGAGTACGTGACCGGCCCGCGCATCGTGACTTCCGAAACCAAGGAAGCCATGCGCGCCGTGCTGAAGGATATCCAGACCGGCGAATACGCCAAGTCCTTCATCCTGGAAAACAAGGCCGGCGCACCGACCCTGATCTCGCGCCGCCGCCTGACGGCCGAGCACCAGATCGAAGAAGTGGGCTCGAAGCTGCGCGCGATGATGCCTTGGATCGCCGCCAACAAGATGGTCGACAAGTCGAAGAACTGA